The region GGCCGATGTGTCGCTGGCCGATGTGTCGCTGGCCGCGGCCCGGTCCCGGACACCCGCCCGGAACTGAGCCCGGCACCGGGATCCATTTCCCGTCCCCGCCGGCCGCTTCCGGGTTGTGCGCCGGGTTCCGCTggaggcggcggggcgggagctgcggggcgggcggcggttcccgtcctcctcctcctcctcctcctcctgcattCCTTCATCTTGCTCCCGTGGTGCTGGTGCCGCTCGTGGCCGCCGCGGGCCGTCCCGggtgagcggggccgggcagggcgcGGCCGGGCGGGTGCCCGCGGGCGGGGAAGGGGAggccgcggggcccggggctgccGTGCCGGCGGCGCTCCggctgcagctctctgcctcTGACAGTGTAGGTTTGTCCCCCGTCCCCATCTCCAAAcaataccaaaacaaaaaaagtgtcCTTAGCCGAAAAGCCGCGGTGGTTCTGCTGCTGTCCGTGGGTCCCTGCTCGTGGAGAGCATCCCCGTGTTCCCGGCGTGAAATTGCTGGGATTTTATGAAAGCATTTATGAGTGTGTTCCTGCTGGCATGCTTTCCTCCTCGGGGATGTGTGTGAACTCTTTGGGGGGTGTGTGGAATAGCGTTTCCTCGGAAAGGCGAGCTCGAGTTGTCGCGGCTCAGCTGTCCGGGGAGGTGGAGCGGCACAGGCAGCACACGGTGACGAtcactttcttcctcctttaGTGGGACAAACGTGGTGCCCTGTTAAGTACTTTCATTCATAGCTGTTTTGAGACCAGCCGCTCATTTTGGGTCAGCTAAAAGTGCGTGGCCCTGGGCTGTTGTGATCTGGCTAATCCTGAGCACACCCAGACctggaaaaagaagagtaaCACATCCCAAACTAGTGAAAGAGCCTCGGTCTTTCTGGAGTAATTACTGGACTCTGTTAAACAGGAATTCATGGAAAAATGAGTTTCACTTGAATGCAGAAGATGCTTGTATACTTCTAGCAACCAAGCTTGTTTTCTGGATATTCATCTTAAAGTTGGTACAGTTGCACTCAAAgccttttaaatttctgtttaaatttaatGTGGCAAAGAAAAAACGTGGCctcatattttttcctatgaaCTGTAAACATTTCAAATATCTCGAatgctttaactttttttttgcagatgaaTAAACTTACTGAAGCACTGTTGAGGAGCTAGAATAGGGGTGAAAGGAGCTTTAATTATTTAGTCCTAGTTAGGTATTTTGGCTATAGAAACATGGGATTACTCTGGGGCTTGGTTTTTGAAGTTGTAGGCATTCAGCTGGTTTTAAGAAACAGGAATTAATCTTGCTATTTaagtatttcctcttttttgatGGCAACGCTTGACCAAAATATTGAAGATTAAAATGGCTTGTTCTCAtcttttttagctttttcctATTAATTGCTTTAAATTTGTCTGTGGATTTTAATCAATATTTAGACTATAATCTGTCATTTGGATCCTGTAGCTTTTCTCTTGATTGTCCAGTTTGCAGGAGTATGCATGGTATGCTAATGCAAGTCATTGGTATGAAAGATGATTTTTGTATCTGCTCTGTAATCTAGGAGTTTTACAACAACTCAAGcagtgcttatttttaaaacttcaatATTCTCTCCAGGTTTAAGTTTGTTTTATCATACAAGTTCCTCACTGCCATAATGAGGCTAGTAATTCTTGAAGATTATGATCAGGCTAGTGAATGGGCAGCCAAATACATCTGTAATCGTATTATCCAGTTCAAGCCAAGTCAAGGAAGATATTTCACGCTTGGTCTACCAACAGGCAAGTTTTATTCAATGTCCTTGTAAATAACTAAGCAATGTTTGTATCACTGCTAGCAGATACAGTATGTAAAAGAACATAAGTATTATTTTTGGTAATATGcctaactttttttaaaaaaatatggatttgaTTTCTGTGAAAAGCTGTGATAGTTTGAGAAATTGATAAATACTAAATGAGAAACAGCAGATTGCTTGTATGTAGAAAAGCACTGTAGCAAAATTTGACTGCTAATACTGAAAATGTTATGCAGATACACAGAACAGtagaaaaactttatttaacAGGGAGTACACCTTTGGGATGCTACAAAAAGCTGATAGAATATCACAAAAATGGAGATCTCTCTTTCAAATATGTAAAGACTTTCAACATGGATGAATATGTAGGTAAGATATACTATTATTTGTGAACATACTCtactgttggggtttttttctccttataaaACTATTAAATACTTTGTCAAACTATTTGTCTAGTATGTTTGTACTCCTGTATTAGACTGGTGTCCAAGCATTTTTCTCTATTCCTTCAtgtacaaaaaagcaaaaataaacactgagcTAAATTCAGTGTTTCACAGAACTTCTGTAGAAACTACATTGTCATGTAATAATGGGACTGCATTTCCTGATAACACTCTGGGATAAGATGTACATGGAGACAATGTAAACCAGTTACCTTGTATGTGCCAACAGCAGACCTTGGTGTAGTTTCAAATCTTGCTTCATTTGACTCAGGTTTGCCTTGCATGCCTCACATCACTTACATACAGACTAGAATTAAGGCTGTTTGGTTAAATCTTGTCATATGGTAATTTCACTCTAAATTATTTCAGGACTTCCCAGAAATCATCCAGAGAGCTATCACTCTTATATGTGGAATAACTTCTTTAAGCATATTGACATAGATCCAAATAATGCTCATATCCTTGATGGGAATGCACCAGACTTACAGGCGGAATGTGatgcatttgaaaagaaaattgaagaaGCAGGGGGGATTGATCTGTTTGTTGGAGGTATGAGGAAATGCTCTATGGTTAGTTACAATTCAAGCATGTACACCAGTTctttaatcattatttttataacttgACTAAACcccagatttttaaattattgtgtAAGAAAGTTCTGTGACTAAGAAAGAGTCAGTTTTAATTCCAAAACAGAATGGTTGGTGTCCAAATTCCTAATGATTTAAGTAAGTTTTTTGGGAAACCAAAGGGAAAGGAGcccttttttattaatttacaaTGTTTGAGGAAATGTGTTGACTCTCAGGTCTGgaatgattttttattttttttaactttgaaaagGCATTGGTCCAGATGGCCACATTGCATTCAATGAACCCGGATCAAGTTTGTCTTCAAGAACAAGATTAAAGACTTTAGCAATGGACACCATTTTGGCAAATGCTAAATACTTTGATGGAGACTTATCCAAAGTACCAACTATGGCACTAACAGTTGGTGTGGGTACAGTCATGGATGCTAGAGAAGTAAGAACTCATTTAGTTCTGGTTGCATGTGTGTTTTAAAGATTAGTTGGTATTGATACTGGGACTGAAAGTAAAGAGACCTTTGTTTTGCAGGTGATGATTCTTATAACAGGTGCACACAAGGCTTTTGCATTGTACAAAGCAATTGAAGAAGGAGTCAATCATATGTGGACagtttctgctttccagcaaCACCCTCGCACTATCTTTGTGTGTGATGAAGATGCTACTTTAGAACTAAGAGTTAAAACTGTGAAGTACTTTAAAGGTGAGCACTGAATCAGAAGTCACGTGTTTACGCAAAACCGACAGCTTTGAAATTATATTGATTTAAATCTGAGCCTTCCAACACTTTGCAGTCACCAATGTATAATGTTATATagtcaaaatattaaatattaatttatttcttgtgtTTGGAAAATTGCCAGGAGTCATAACTTGTGCTACCTACATTCCAAACAAATCTACTTGGGAAGAgtatttcctttgcttccagTTTGAAACAATAGTTTAGTAATCTTTAACTTCGAACAACAGCAATCTGGTGTTCCAGAATACAAGTCTTAAGTATACTGGACAGtttagcttaaaaaaatcttaatacaTTTATTGATCCTGATACATTTCCATGCTGCTTTTGCTATGTGCTGTAATGTGATGTCTAGTAAACTGTGATACAGACTTTGAAGCCACCTGAGGACATTTTTCATGTGCAATTAGCCTAACAGTCTATACTGCCTTTGAAAACATTGCACCCTTTTACTATGTGTGTTTTTCATATTTGTAGTAGGTATATTGGGGCAAACTTGAAGTCAGGATATTTGATAGTAATTGAGACTTCCAAGACTGAATTCTGTTTCACTGAGgcaacagaagctgaaaaaagtAGTTTAGTTTTCTCCTGACTGTATTAGCACAGCATGTGCAATTGTGTGACTCAGTTATCTCTCTCAACTAGCATGGGTACCTGTAGTAGCTGAGGTATCAGAGATCaagatttaaatttattaaattatttttagagcATTATACCAGTGCTCATATATGTATTAGTTTGGAATTTGgacatttctgtgatttttatccTGATACCTCTTGTGGCCAGCTTgttaattttggatttttcagTATGCTGTTCTCTGCTATGTATTTGTGAGGTAGGAGGGAGAGTTAGTCTTTTCCTGTATCACACTGCTAGATAATACTTACTGTTGTTTTCAAAGATAAACTTCTGTAACTGCTTGGATAAGTTTTAAACATTATCCTGTATTTTATATAAGCAGAGGCTATGCTTGGGAAATACAATCCTAATGTAGAATCACTAGGTATAAATGACACTGaacattgctttaaaaaacatcaAGGGCTACAATTTATGAATGTGTGCTATTGTGTCACTATATCTAATTACCCTGTAATACACAGCAATAGAACTTTCAAGAAGATTGTTTACTTTAAACTTACTTAATTTTACCTACTCTCAAgtcagtgagattttttttccccttacaaGATGCAGGAGAAATCAGTGTGGGTCAAATCCAGAATATTTCTGAATCTTCACCTTCAGGTTAGACTTCATAAGGAAGCTAGGTAGTTCTTAGTACTGTTATTTATGGTAGTGATTTATGGAGATTTTTCACCACTTAAAACCTTcaatataaaactgaaatttttttgtttcgtATTTAAGTACCACATTGGCTGGTAAGTAGATAAACATATTGCATTTTTTCCAACTCTCTGAAAACCTATAGTAAGCTAAAACTATCAAGTGTGCTTATGGCCTTactgtaaaagagaaaataactttcttgaagaacaaaacagaaaattaatttactaaTTTGTCTGCAGATAAGTTAGTTCAGGATAGTTTTTTCCATACTTATGCATGCTCCTCTTAAAACTGTGTGCAGAAATCTGTTTATTCAAAGAATACTTGAATATACAGTGGgactttcttttgaaatattttggcatCTACCAAGTCAGGtgcattcctttaaaaaaatcttttgtttctCACTGTTTTCCTGTAACACTTTCACTAACAGGatttaaatattcttcattAAGTATGACAGAAGCTATACTTCCATTTTTCATGCATCTAGGAAGTGgttaattatttccttttcccctttttagAACAGGAAAATATTGGTAGGAAGTTAAATGTTTTGAAGTTCAAAACATGTTTCTAGTTTGTGTAGTTTATGCAGCTGTTACTCTTTCTGGACAAATGACTTTTATGTCCAGTGTATACTTAAGTTTTTGTCActgttaaactgaaaaaatactaGATCTaacatctgtattttatataaaataatcacATAGTGATTAGTAATAGATGCTGCATAAGATGACTTTTTTATGGTCACCACAGCAATGACCTTTGATTGTATAGTTAACTCTAATTTCATGTTGCTGCAGTGACACTAAGGTTGCCACCAGCTGCATCATGTAGCAAAGATATTTGACTATTTTTTGCCATAGATAATCACTAAAATATGCGGTACTGCAAGacttctttcatgtttttttaagaaaattacttttagtgttgcatattttaattttagaagcTAAATCTTTAGTTCAATACTTAAATGGACTTTCACTTTGCAGACTGTGAACACTGATCTTTACTGTCATTAGTTGTTAAGGTAAAATGAGGTTAAAAACCTGCCAGTGATCCAATGTCACACATACCTAGATGTAGgtaacatttttattaagttatagcaaattttaaaaggaagcatcttttttattaattgcacttcagcattttccagaaTTAAAGTaattgaagaggaaaaaaaataacccccctAATCATAGCTATGGAGGATTTGtatatgacaaaaaaaaaaaaaaaaaaaaagcccagctaGAACAGAAAACAGTTGAACTGCTGAAATTGAGTCTGCACTAAGAGTCTGgataatttaatttgtttttatcctGTCTAGGACCACCAGTACATGATTATTACAAAGACAGCATTACCATAATGCTAGAACATTGCAAAAGAACTCAAGCTGTAAAAGTCTCACTATGCGTGCATTGGATTTTTATGGCAAATTGTGGCATGAGGGAAGTACGTTGTTGTTACACAGTTacaatacacacacaaaaaaaagatgTATTCAGCTCATTTGGAAGTATTCCAGATGTGCTTTTTGGGTCTGTTATCAGAGAACTGTCTGGTCCCTGTCAGCTGATACTGAATATGTCATTAGTATACAAGTGATACAGGAATATATCTGCTGTCCTTGATTCTGAACTACTTTAAATAGCCATTGTTGTTCTCTTTAATGAACTATTTAAAATGTATACTTTGAAGcaaattccaaataaaaatgtggATAGAAGGACAGGTTAACAAAGTATAACTAATGTAAAGCTGGCGTTGTTGCTTTCCCCCCAAGGTTTAATGCATGTGCACAATAAGCTTGTGGACCCACTGTACAGtatgaaagaaaactgaaagaagacTGAAGAGGAACTCCATGTGGGTCAGCACCAACAGTTTTAGGTAGCAGATGAGTTCACTGCTATGCAATATgctgaaaactgttttaaatgggaaatcttaggtactgtatttttaaaaaggtccAATATCTGTACATTCACATTCCATCTGTTTGCTGTGTTGTGCATTTTGCTTTAACATTTGGAGCTCTGCTGTTGGCTGGTACACCACTAAATGGAACAGAACAAACTTGGGAGAGACTGCATGTTATGTagaggggaaaagcagagcactTACACTAGCACAGCAATGTGTTGCATCTGCCTCATGTTAGAGATGATGACACTTCATTTCCCAGAATTCTTAATTTTTGGCTTGGTTAGTGTAACTACCATTTGTGTCTCTAGGCAGAATGTTTTTGGCCTTTGTTAAAACTATGGACTTGTAATAGTTGTACAATTTCTACTACGAAATGTTCTGTTTACATATATCTAATGTACACTGAGCTTTTGCACTTGGTTGCCTTAAATTTGTCTTAAACAGTTTTTGGGCATCTCAAGTCCTGCTGTATATTTTGAGCAAATGAAGATACAAAAACAGTGCCTAAAAATGCACCAAATTCTTCGAAGGTACAACTTACTCCAtggataaaaatattaaacttctACAATAGCACTTTTTCCTCTCATGTACTTCAAATTACTTTaggaattttatatttttggtaATCAAGCTTTATACAAAAGGAAGAATCTCAAGGTTCCTTCCTGGAGAGGTCAATTATATAACTGATGTTACAATTGAATGCCTGAATAGAGGTTACAGGACTATAATGTCTGCAAATGATCATTTAAAGCCAGCTGTTAATCACTTTTTCATTGTATCATTATAAACATTGTGCTGTTACAAGGAATGTTATTTCCTACTTTGAATATAAGTAAAACTTAAATATACAtctcttaatttcaaaattgtttcatttctaATATAAATTGTCATGAGTAAATGCTTCATTAGGGAGTGATTAGAGACCAAAGGAGAAAGATAAGAGTTTAGTGATGAAGACTCTTTTTGGGAAAGCCCTTGTGTAAAATACTGCAAGAAAGTGCAACTAAGTGTAACTTCAACAGTTTAACTTTTCACCTAAATGACACTCATGTAGTCTTCATTACAAAATCTCATTatctccccagggctgtggcagagTCTCATCTAGGCTCACCTTTCTCTTAAATGGTCTTACAGGTTCCTTTCAAATCTGGACtgttctctgattctgtgaaattacaAAAGCATGGAAGAATCTGTCTATAGCAGTGCAGAAAGCCAGGCCTGGTGTTTCAGTTCTCAACAGTTCATTGAACATCCACACATTTAAAACAGGCTTTAAGGCTCAGTTTATGCAGATGTATTTTTGAAGCATAATGCAacactgtggggaaaaaagttgAAAAGACTGCCTTTCAGAAGAATGCTGAAATTACAGGTAATTTATAACTCAAAATGCAGTATTAAGTTTGCCATTAGCCTTTACAGCTAAGCAGGTTTATAAACAATTCTATTACAAAAAGCATGAAACTAAAAGTAGTAATGAATTTAAGTTATTATTAAAACAATTGAATCATGTTTTTATCTCGATGATCATCATCCTTCACATAGCAAAATGGAGAATTCTGttgaaacaatatttttgttctttatccCACAACACCTTTCAGCCATGTGCCTCGTTTGGCAGCCTTACCAGCTAAAGCCCTTTGTGTTCTCAAGATGTGAATGATCACAGAATTAgtatcttttcttcctttttaactACTCGACCTTCTGTGAAACGCAGGCCAGTTTAAATACTGGTACAGCAGAACCTGTCTGGCCTTGAGTGGGTCTGGGGCTGTTTCTGCCtcttttggtggtttttgttttgttctccaGCTTGTTTCCCGTGTTACATTacgggattttttttaaattctgagtGCTATaggatgtaatttttttaagtactaCCACACTGTTTCAATTATGTCATTCCTCAAGATACTTTCAATCATTTTATGAAATACCATTTCTTCAGGAGAGTACCTTCCAAACTTGTCAACTACTAAAAGTAAATCAGCCCTTTAAGTTGCATAAAATTTAACCTGTTACTCTGCAGTAATGGCAAAGTAAGCATTTTCAAGGTCAGTAGGTCTTAAGAGCAAATTCTAAGTTAGCCTAGCACATCAAGGTTAccatttcattctttttctcattttaaggTATTCTcaaaggaaagggggaaaagaaaaagtaactaGATAGAATTGGGTGCTTTTTGTCAAAAACTAATACTTCATGTACTGTACATGTTCACTTAAGTTCTTGTTCTCAAAACTGATATATGTACAAGTCCTCTCAGAATTAAGACTCgaatttgtacttttttttttttctgcctcaggTGACTATAGTAAGGCTAAAACAGATTCTCAAGGCAGCTTTACCTATCTGTATAACTCATTTAATTAGGTAACATACACTTGATGTGTCACTCAGCAAGGATATGATTTACTGTCTGGATAATCTTTAGCTTACCTTTAGCTTCTACCTTGTTCCTCAGTACTGAACCAGTGCTTCCTTAAAGGTCTAGTTCAAGTAGTGGGGAGGACCTCATTTTAGTTCCTTTGCTCCTAGCATGTATCCCTGCATTTGTAGTTCCTAAATGCTAGCCTTTCCAGGGGAGGAATAATAAATATGCTAGAGAGCCTTTATCCACAGcatccttcttttcttcagggTCAGTAGCAGCAGCTTAATAGATTCAGATACCTTATTAATATCCAGAACTGTGGTTTTTCAGTGCACCTGAAAcagcttcaaataaaaaaaaaacccaaccaaacagaaaaaaagccacaataaacCATTAAAGTATCAGAATTTCCTCTCCCCTTTTTCTGTACTCTCAAACTAATACAGGTTGAAAGGGAACATGTCCTGTTCAATTCCATCCATCCAAAGACTTTCCCAATTCACCCTTGTAAGCAGGCTGAAATTAAACAAGTAGCTCGTGATTAATAGGTACAAACCTAAATTTAAGGGCAGACTTTCCTGGTGATTGAGTACTTCAGTAGGTATGACTAGCAATTTGTTCTCtaaaatatatgtttaataaca is a window of Sylvia atricapilla isolate bSylAtr1 chromosome 4, bSylAtr1.pri, whole genome shotgun sequence DNA encoding:
- the GNPDA2 gene encoding glucosamine-6-phosphate isomerase 2 translates to MRLVILEDYDQASEWAAKYICNRIIQFKPSQGRYFTLGLPTGNTPLGCYKKLIEYHKNGDLSFKYVKTFNMDEYVGLPRNHPESYHSYMWNNFFKHIDIDPNNAHILDGNAPDLQAECDAFEKKIEEAGGIDLFVGGIGPDGHIAFNEPGSSLSSRTRLKTLAMDTILANAKYFDGDLSKVPTMALTVGVGTVMDAREVMILITGAHKAFALYKAIEEGVNHMWTVSAFQQHPRTIFVCDEDATLELRVKTVKYFKGLMHVHNKLVDPLYSMKEN